The DNA window AGCTGACGCCGCGTCTGGCGGAAGGCCTGGTGGTGACGCAGGGCTTTATCGGCAGCGAAGCGAAAGGCCGCACCACCACCCTCGGCCGCGGCGGCAGCGACTATACCGCCGCTCTGCTCGGCGAAGCGCTGAATGCCACCCGCGTCGATATCTGGACCGATGTGCCCGGGATCTATACGACCGACCCACGCGTCGCGCCTGCGGCGAAACGCATCGACGTCATCGCCTTTGAAGAGGCGGCGGAAATGGCCACCTTTGGCGCCAAAGTGCTGCACCCGGCGACCCTGCTGCCTGCCGTGCGCAGCGATATCCCGGTATTTGTCGGCTCCAGTAAAGAACCTAAAGCGGGCGGTACGCTGGTGTGTAAAACCACCGAGAACCCGCCGCTGTTCCGCGCGCTGGCGCTGCGTCGCCGCCAGACGCTGCTGACGCTGCACAGCCTGAATATGCTGCACTCCCGCGGCTTCCTCGCCGAAGTGTTCGGTATTCTGGCGCGCCATAACATCTCCGTCGATTTGATCACCACCTCCGAAGTGAGCGTGGCCCTGACCATGGACACCACTGGCTCAACCTCTGCGGGCGATACCCTGCTGACCCAGGCGCTGCTGACCGAGCTCTCCTCGCTGTGCCGCGTGGAAGTGGAAGAAGACCTGGCGCTGGTTGCCCTGATCGGCAACGAGCTGTCGAAAGCCTGCGGCGTCGGCAAAGAGGTGTTTGGCGTCCTTGATCCGTTTAACATCCGCATGATCTGCTATGGCGCGTCCAGCCACAACCTCTGCTTCCTTGTGCCTGGCGCCGATGCGGAGAAGGTGGTGCAGACGTTGCATCATAATTTGTTTGAATAAAATTCCTTAGCACGATAA is part of the Klebsiella quasipneumoniae subsp. quasipneumoniae genome and encodes:
- the lysC gene encoding lysine-sensitive aspartokinase 3, which produces MTDLVVAKFGGTSVADFDAMNRSIDVALLDANTRIVVLSASAGVTNILVALAEGLEPTERFSQLDALRQIQFNILERLRYPNVIREEIERLLENITTLAEAAALASSSALTDELVSHGELMSTLLFVEILRERGIQAQWFDARKVLRTNDRFGRAEPDIAAVAELTQQQLTPRLAEGLVVTQGFIGSEAKGRTTTLGRGGSDYTAALLGEALNATRVDIWTDVPGIYTTDPRVAPAAKRIDVIAFEEAAEMATFGAKVLHPATLLPAVRSDIPVFVGSSKEPKAGGTLVCKTTENPPLFRALALRRRQTLLTLHSLNMLHSRGFLAEVFGILARHNISVDLITTSEVSVALTMDTTGSTSAGDTLLTQALLTELSSLCRVEVEEDLALVALIGNELSKACGVGKEVFGVLDPFNIRMICYGASSHNLCFLVPGADAEKVVQTLHHNLFE